In Gossypium arboreum isolate Shixiya-1 chromosome 6, ASM2569848v2, whole genome shotgun sequence, the following are encoded in one genomic region:
- the LOC108484975 gene encoding uncharacterized protein LOC108484975: MPLLLLRIIIGVSEAPWPSPCLKSVVGGGHDWAVASGENQKESESVSENKNESENKIENESVSESESVSENKNENENESESESESVSENENERHHPFHEEHPLVLVAEQSNEGLKAYCDGCGELLSAPCFTCIHCNYHLHKQCAEAPLRIPNHPLHPQHSDKGLFLQQRPHPNDGLLTKQDCKICFKEVKLDRGSYSCGKPGCNYVAHVNCVLEDDDLYELIEEEKKWEELYEKSMQSSIIRVIEVNEAGEAIKIDHFSHQHCLVLAGKMDEEIDRKYDGCMLPISNIFYYCSECPFFLHKTCAGLPSIKQHWFHQSNAIIYFKGFQRCIFCFRCCSGFFYKINEMWDMCLRCAKVADIIECEGHQHFLFFDFNYEEKCNGCGADSDYGTLPHSALHKIDEHMLKLTYDDDKEQSYCDICERKRDPRLWYYSCSMCDTTAHPKCVLGKFPFVKDGEG, translated from the exons ATGCCGCTGCTGTTGTTGCGGATAATCATTGGGGTCTCTGAAGCACCTTGGCCATCACCATGCCTCAAAA GCGTGGTGGGTGGCGGACATGACTGGGCAGTGGCCAGTGGTGAG AATCAGAAAGAAAGTGAAAGTGTGAGCGAGAATAAGAATGAGAGTGAGAATAAGATTGAGAATGAGAGTGTGAGTGAGAGTGAGAGTGTGAGCGAGAATAAGAATGAGAATGAAAATGAGAGTGAGAGTGAGAGTGAGAGTGTGAGCGAGAATGAGAATGAGAGACACCACCCTTTTCATGAGGAACATCCCTTGGTGTTAGTGGCTGAGCAAAGCAATGAAGGTCTCAAAGCTTACTGCGATGGATGTGGGGAACTGCTTTCAGCTCCATGCTTCACTTGTATTCATTGCAATTATCACCTTCACAAGCAATGTGCAGAGGCACCCCTTCGAATTCCTAATCACCCTCTCCATCCCCAACACTCAGACAAAGGTCTGTTTCTTCAACAAAGGCCACATCCTAATGATGGCCTG CTTACAAAGCAAGATTGCAAGATTTGTTTCAAAGAAGTGAAACTAGATCGTGGGAGTTACTCTTGTGGGAAGCCAGGTTGCAATTACGTTGCCCATGTGAATTGTGTCTTAGAGGATGATGATTTGTACGAGTTAATTGAGGAAGAAAAGAAGTGGGAAGAGCTTTATGAGAAATCTATGCAGTCTTCCATCATTCGTGTTATTGAGGTGAATGAAGCTGGGGAAGCTATAAAGATTGACCATTTCAGTCATCAACATTGCTTGGTGTTAGCAGGCAAGATGGATGaggaaattgatagaaaatatgatGGGTGCATGCTACCTATCTCAAATATCTTCTATTATTGTTCAGAATGCCCCTTTTTTCTTCATAAAACCTGTGCTGGATTGCCAAGTATCAAGCAGCATTGGTTTCATCAAAGCAATGCCATCATCTATTTCAAAGGCTTCCAGAGATGTATATTTTGCTTTCGATGTTGTAGTGGTTTCTTCTACAAAATTAATGAAATGTGGGATATGTGCTTAAGGTGTGCTAAAGTTGCTGATATCATTGAATGTGAAGGACACCAACACTTTCTCTTTTTTGATTTCAATTACGAAGAGAAATGTAATGGTTGTGGCGCTGATAGCGACTATGGTACATTACCGCATTCAGCTCTTCACAAAATTGATGAACACATGCTAAAGCTTACTTATGATGATGATAAAGAGCAAAGTTATTGTGATATTTGTGAACGAAAAAGAGATCCAAGGCTTTGGTATTATTCTTGTTCAATGTGCGATACTACTGCTCATCCCAAATGTGTTCTTGGAAAATTTCCATTTGTCAAGGATGGG GAAGGCTAA
- the LOC108484974 gene encoding uncharacterized protein LOC108484974 isoform X2, with product MEMDNENKKHPLAQQIQHPFHKEHPLVLLAEQSNEALKAYCDGCGELLSAPCFTCIHCNYHLHKQCAEAPLKIPNHPLHPEHSNQGFFLRQRPHYDNDLVYGCVLCKEKRNMFFYECRECYFSIDIKCAYLSSYKFNQPSKHDIHQHPLTFIESPTTIDVPKRFNCSWCHEPLIDAIYFCFDCPFIIHKKCLDELPTEIDHLTHRLHPFILNRSDSDYLCNLCQKQHSGPFYGCSLCHFNINVECSWPRSIVEDKSSHQHPFSLLWRQASFICDACDTEGNYISYICLKCCIEVHKKCTSLPRIIKFSRHDHCIFHKHFLQTRELTRQDCKICFNEVKLDRGSYSCGKPDCNYVVHVNCVLENEKLYEVIEDEKQYEELYEKSMQSSIIRVIEVNEVGEATKIQHFTHQHYLGLADKMEEEIDRKCDGCMLSISTLFYYCSECPFFLHKTCVELPRIKQHWFRQASATLFFKDFQNCDFCDQSCSGFFYEIDEWWDMCIRCAKVVDIIECEGHQHFLFYDFNYEKECNGCGVENNNGAFRCGECRFALDFGCLTLPHSSLHKIDEHMLNLTYHDDKEQSYCDICERERDPRLWKDKGYPKCSSCGKLCQEEILKCEESTCDYIIHCKCLN from the exons ATGGAGATGGATAATGAGAATAAGAAACATCCCTTGGCGCAACAAATTCAGCATCCTTTTCACAAGGAACATCCCTTGGTGCTACTGGCAGAGCAAAGCAATGAAGCTCTCAAAGCTTACTGCGATGGATGTGGGGAACTGCTTTCAGCTCCATGCTTCACTTGTATTCATTGCAATTATCACCTTCACAAGCAATGTGCAGAGGCACCCCTTAAAATTCCTAATCACCCTCTCCATCCCGAGCACTCAAACCAAGGTTTTTTTCTTCGACAAAGGCCACACTATGATAATGACCTGGTATATGGTTGTGTATTATGCAAGGAAAAACGTAACATGTTTTTTTATGAATGTAGAGAATGTTATTTTTCCATTGACATCAAATGTGCGTATTTATCTTCATATAAATTTAACCAACCATCCAAACATGACATCCACCAACATCCATTAACCTTCATAGAAAGTCCCACGACCATAGATGTACCCAAAAGATTTAACTGCTCCTGGTGTCATGAACCATTGATAGATGCtatatatttttgttttgattgtcCATTCATCATTCACAAGAAATGCCTTGATGAGTTACCCACTGAAATTGATCACCTTACACATCGCTTACACCCTTTTATTCTTAACCGTAGTGATAGTGATTACTTGTGCAACCTATGCCAAAAGCAACATTCCGGACCTTTTTACGGTTGTTCTCTTTGCCATTTTAACATCAATGTTGAATGTTCTTGGCCGAGGTctattgttgaagataaaagtagCCATCAGCACCCATTCTCTTTGCTTTGGAGACAAGCTTCATTCATTTGTGATGCATGTGACACTGAGGGAaattatatttcttatatatgtttgaaatgttGCATCGAAGTCCACAAGAAATGCACTTCACTCCCACGCATTATCAAATTTTCTCGACATGATCACTGCATTTTTCACAAACATTTTCTTCAAACACGAGAGCTTACAAGACAAGACTGCAAAATTTGTTTCAATGAGGTGAAACTAGATCGTGGCAGTTACTCTTGTGGGAAGCCAGACTGCAATTACGTTGTCCATGTGAATTGTGTCTTAGAGAATGAAAAGTTGTACGAGGTAATTGAGGATGAAAAACAATATGAGGAGCTTTATGAAAAATCTATGCAGTCTTCTATCATTCGTGTTATTGAGGTGAATGAAGTTGGGGAAGCTACAAAGATTCAACATTTCACTCATCAACATTACTTGGGGTTAGCAGACAAGATGGAGGaagaaattgatagaaaatgtgaTGGGTGCATGCTATCTATCTCAACTCTCTTCTATTATTGCTCAGAATGCCCCTTTTTTCTTCACAAAACCTGTGTTGAATTACCAAGAATCAAGCAACATTGGTTTCGTCAAGCCAGTGCCACCCTTTTTTTTAAAGACTTCCAGAACTGTGACTTTTGTGATCAAAGTTGTAGTGGTTTCTTCTATGAAATTGATGAGTGGTGGGATATGTGCATAAGGTGTGCTAAAGTTGTTGATATCATTGAATGTGAAGGACACCAACACTTCCTCTTTTATGATTTCAATTACGAAAAGGAATGTAATGGTTGTGGCGTTGAGAACAACAATGGTGCATTTAGATGTGGAGAATGCAGATTTGCTTTGGATTTTGGATGCTTAACATTGCCACATTCATCTCTTCACAAAATTGATGAACACATGCTAAACCTTACTTATCACGATGATAAGGAGCAAAGTTATTGTGATATTTGTGAACGAGAAAGAGATCCAAGGCTTTG GAAGGATAAGGGCTATCCTAAATGCTCTAGTTGTGGAAAGCTTTGCCAAGAAGAAATTCTCAAATGTGAAGAGTCTACATGCGACTACATTATCCATTGCAAATGTCTGAATTAA
- the LOC108484974 gene encoding uncharacterized protein LOC108484974 isoform X1 produces MEMDNENKKHPLAQQIQHPFHKEHPLVLLAEQSNEALKAYCDGCGELLSAPCFTCIHCNYHLHKQCAEAPLKIPNHPLHPEHSNQGFFLRQRPHYDNDLVYGCVLCKEKRNMFFYECRECYFSIDIKCAYLSSYKFNQPSKHDIHQHPLTFIESPTTIDVPKRFNCSWCHEPLIDAIYFCFDCPFIIHKKCLDELPTEIDHLTHRLHPFILNRSDSDYLCNLCQKQHSGPFYGCSLCHFNINVECSWPRSIVEDKSSHQHPFSLLWRQASFICDACDTEGNYISYICLKCCIEVHKKCTSLPRIIKFSRHDHCIFHKHFLQTRELTRQDCKICFNEVKLDRGSYSCGKPDCNYVVHVNCVLENEKLYEVIEDEKQYEELYEKSMQSSIIRVIEVNEVGEATKIQHFTHQHYLGLADKMEEEIDRKCDGCMLSISTLFYYCSECPFFLHKTCVELPRIKQHWFRQASATLFFKDFQNCDFCDQSCSGFFYEIDEWWDMCIRCAKVVDIIECEGHQHFLFYDFNYEKECNGCGVENNNGAFRCGECRFALDFGCLTLPHSSLHKIDEHMLNLTYHDDKEQSYCDICERERDPRLWYYSCSICDTTAHPKCILGQFPFVKDGVTFPYYDHNHHHDLNFFRKDKGYPKCSSCGKLCQEEILKCEESTCDYIIHCKCLN; encoded by the coding sequence ATGGAGATGGATAATGAGAATAAGAAACATCCCTTGGCGCAACAAATTCAGCATCCTTTTCACAAGGAACATCCCTTGGTGCTACTGGCAGAGCAAAGCAATGAAGCTCTCAAAGCTTACTGCGATGGATGTGGGGAACTGCTTTCAGCTCCATGCTTCACTTGTATTCATTGCAATTATCACCTTCACAAGCAATGTGCAGAGGCACCCCTTAAAATTCCTAATCACCCTCTCCATCCCGAGCACTCAAACCAAGGTTTTTTTCTTCGACAAAGGCCACACTATGATAATGACCTGGTATATGGTTGTGTATTATGCAAGGAAAAACGTAACATGTTTTTTTATGAATGTAGAGAATGTTATTTTTCCATTGACATCAAATGTGCGTATTTATCTTCATATAAATTTAACCAACCATCCAAACATGACATCCACCAACATCCATTAACCTTCATAGAAAGTCCCACGACCATAGATGTACCCAAAAGATTTAACTGCTCCTGGTGTCATGAACCATTGATAGATGCtatatatttttgttttgattgtcCATTCATCATTCACAAGAAATGCCTTGATGAGTTACCCACTGAAATTGATCACCTTACACATCGCTTACACCCTTTTATTCTTAACCGTAGTGATAGTGATTACTTGTGCAACCTATGCCAAAAGCAACATTCCGGACCTTTTTACGGTTGTTCTCTTTGCCATTTTAACATCAATGTTGAATGTTCTTGGCCGAGGTctattgttgaagataaaagtagCCATCAGCACCCATTCTCTTTGCTTTGGAGACAAGCTTCATTCATTTGTGATGCATGTGACACTGAGGGAaattatatttcttatatatgtttgaaatgttGCATCGAAGTCCACAAGAAATGCACTTCACTCCCACGCATTATCAAATTTTCTCGACATGATCACTGCATTTTTCACAAACATTTTCTTCAAACACGAGAGCTTACAAGACAAGACTGCAAAATTTGTTTCAATGAGGTGAAACTAGATCGTGGCAGTTACTCTTGTGGGAAGCCAGACTGCAATTACGTTGTCCATGTGAATTGTGTCTTAGAGAATGAAAAGTTGTACGAGGTAATTGAGGATGAAAAACAATATGAGGAGCTTTATGAAAAATCTATGCAGTCTTCTATCATTCGTGTTATTGAGGTGAATGAAGTTGGGGAAGCTACAAAGATTCAACATTTCACTCATCAACATTACTTGGGGTTAGCAGACAAGATGGAGGaagaaattgatagaaaatgtgaTGGGTGCATGCTATCTATCTCAACTCTCTTCTATTATTGCTCAGAATGCCCCTTTTTTCTTCACAAAACCTGTGTTGAATTACCAAGAATCAAGCAACATTGGTTTCGTCAAGCCAGTGCCACCCTTTTTTTTAAAGACTTCCAGAACTGTGACTTTTGTGATCAAAGTTGTAGTGGTTTCTTCTATGAAATTGATGAGTGGTGGGATATGTGCATAAGGTGTGCTAAAGTTGTTGATATCATTGAATGTGAAGGACACCAACACTTCCTCTTTTATGATTTCAATTACGAAAAGGAATGTAATGGTTGTGGCGTTGAGAACAACAATGGTGCATTTAGATGTGGAGAATGCAGATTTGCTTTGGATTTTGGATGCTTAACATTGCCACATTCATCTCTTCACAAAATTGATGAACACATGCTAAACCTTACTTATCACGATGATAAGGAGCAAAGTTATTGTGATATTTGTGAACGAGAAAGAGATCCAAGGCTTTGGTATTATTCTTGTTCAATTTGCGATACTACTGCTCATCCCAAATGTATTCTTGGACAATTTCCATTTGTCAAGGATGGGGTCACATTTCCTTATTATGATCACAATCATCATCATGATCTTAATTTTTTTAGGAAGGATAAGGGCTATCCTAAATGCTCTAGTTGTGGAAAGCTTTGCCAAGAAGAAATTCTCAAATGTGAAGAGTCTACATGCGACTACATTATCCATTGCAAATGTCTGAATTAA